A window of Ammospiza caudacuta isolate bAmmCau1 chromosome 13, bAmmCau1.pri, whole genome shotgun sequence genomic DNA:
TAGCACAGTTATTCACTTCGATTTAGGGAACATGAACACAAACTTGCACAGTTTGAAACACAAGATGTTCTGCAATATGCTATTGTGGGTAatgcaaaatataattttgtggCAAGCAGGGAGATGCTCCAGTTTTTCAAGATTCAAattttgatatttaaaatgTACAGTCCTGCTTGatgattaattttctttttttttcttttttttttttttagctgcagtaattaaaactatttttcctGGAATTGAACATCAGTAGTTCAGCAGCTCTTAATCAAATGTGATAAAACCCAGGATTTATGAAACCATTTAATGAGTGTAATAACACCTGCTTCTCGCTGCAAATAGTTGAAAACAGACTTCAGTTGTAATTAACTCTTATCACTTGTGACATTTTTCCAACGATACTTCATAGGTCTTCAAAATGACAATTATAGAACTAATACACAATTACTGTCACATGCAGTTTAGCAATTATTTCTGAAGACATTTGTCTAAAGGTTTCAAAAACGACCATAAAATGGTTTCCTTTGTTACGTAACATTGGTTAAAACTGACACACACAAAATCTCTCCCAACCAGCCTGTGTTGTGCCATTTCTAATGCAGACAGGCTTCCTTGCACTTGGAATAAACACCCTCCATCCCAGGCATTATTAGATATCATGCTAAGGCTATTAGGAGCATGGGTAGCTGTCAACTAACACCTATTATGAAAAGCTTCAATTTATATATGATTTTTTCTGCTCCAAGAAATCTATAAATTTATAATTAGAATCTCTTGCTGTTCAATATTTGTACATAATAAGCAGAGTACCTGAGGATGATGAAATATTGAAAGATGAATTCATTATGAAGAAATTCACATGCTGTAGTACCTCTTCCCTCAAGTCTGGCTGCAACTTTTTGGGGATCTCTATTCCATTATTTTTGGGTTGTGCTCTGAGCATGGTAGCCATGCCTCAAACAGGATTAGGATTCTGCTCAGGCTTGACACttgctgtttttaattttcattttatcatAAGCAGTTTAAGATTGTTGCCAGTGGTAATTTGCAATTTTTATCAAGACCTCTTCATTATAGCTTCTGACAGGACAGATGCTGTAATTAATCATGCCAGACAACTGGGGATAGTGGTCAGGCTGCACTCACAGCACAGATACTGCAGGACAAGAAGGGAAACAAGAAAATACAGGCTCTCTCCTTTCTGTTCAGAGCAAAAATATAGGAACAGCATTAATAACCTGACAACACATTGGATGTTAATGTTTCCAAAGCCTTCACATGAAAGACCTGCGCCCCCCATCCTCCCCACTCCATCACATTCTACCTtaacaagaaaataaaggacAGGTCAGGAACAGcccaaggcaggagctggaggcttACAGAGGGAAGCccacagcagtggctgtgtttATACGCTCAGATACAAAAACAATTTGTGCTGATTTCCATCTCTGAGCATTATGTCTGAGAGACAGGTTCACttccctgttcctgcagctcatcAGCACGGGGCACCATGACTGTTGTGTGACCCCAGCACTTGCCTCCTCTCTCTGGAGTCACAGACACCTCAGAGCAGTTGCCCACAACTCTGCAGCAGAGCATCTTGGAGGGCACAAGAGCCAAGTTCCCATTGGTACCTGTTCACCCAGAATGTCTGATAAAAATCCAAAGGAGTTTGAAAAAGTCCAAGAAATTATTTGCAGAAGGAAACATTTCTGGTTTCTCTATCAAAGACTTACAGCTCATCAGTTTTACCGAAATGTGTTTATTCTATAGCAAgataaaagcatttattttagaTAAGCAAAATACAAACAACTTAATTGCTGCTATCATAACTCATAAAAAAGTATAAAACAGCATAAAAACACAATAAGCAATGTAGCAATTAATAATTCATGTTACCAGTGTTTACATTAAAGCCTCATTTATGAAAACTTTACAACACATGATATGAAAACTTacaacttttaaagaaaatatttacattgaTTATTCAGTTGTGGagtttcatttaaatattcTACTGGTTTTACATCGTATTAATAACTTGCATTTCTCATCTTAGCTTTCTGTAATAACAGTTTTATTTAAGTGcatttcccttttaaaaatacagtgtaTTAAATCTGAAACTCATCACTTTGACACAGAATATAATATTCACATTTGTTCTGTAATTGGAATTAACGTAAGAGGGTAAATGtcaatatatattttcttatgAACTATGGCAGGTTTATTTGGAGAAATGAAGTGAAAAGTTGGGTCAAACATTTATGTCCAGTTACTTGCATTTGTTTTTCCGAAGACAtttaggagagaaaaagaaaaaaaataagagcttTGGCAAAAATCTGTGATTTACTCTATTTTTTCATGACAAAAAATGCCATCAACTAACTCATGTCATACAAGTATGATTGTATGAAATCCAATCATAATTTTACAGGTAGTTACAACTGTGCTTTAAGGGCTTCATGAGCTCATACTGCCTTGAAGTGCATTACTCACTCTTAGAGAAAGAAGGGCTATAGCATTCAACTCTGAAAGGCCATTTTGCAGTCATAAGGTCCAGGTATTTTTTAGGCCAGTTGATTCACATATTGTAGGTAAAgcttaaataaattaaaaaggcaTCACATGAAAAAGAgaacagcattttttcttttaaacaaaatgaTTTATAGTCAGCTAAAAGATGATACACAGCTACATTGTAGTTCTTTATTGCCTATCTAATAGACACTTTAGAGGATCATTTGATCTGTTATGCATCCCTGCATAACTACCATCAACAATTTACAGTTTTCAGCCAAATATGGTTTACCCCTACCCCTCCATCAACACAAAGCCATGTTGCAAGATCATTTATCTTCAGAAAATACTGACCTGTGACAATACTTGAGTCTGTGTCTGAGATTGTATTTGTGACTGGTGCTGCTGAGGTGCTGGCTGAGGGCTCCCaatggcagggatgggagaagTGATCTGCGGGGCTCCTGGGGAATGCTGCTGAGGAGAAGGCTGGGACTGGTGCTGCATGTGctgcatttgctgctgctgcatttgctgAAGCTGTATGTGCTGCAGTTGCTGTTGCATCTGCTGTTGATTcatctgctgctggagatgctgctgctgctgctgctgctgctgcaaatgtTGCTGCATGTGGtgctgaaaatgctgctgctgcatttgctgCTGTATTTGCTGATGCATTTGATGCTGatgtagctgctgctgctgcatctgctgcatctgttgctgctggagctgctgcatctggtgctgctggctttgCATGGAGGGGCTGAGCTGAGACGAGGACGGCGTTGCCACCATGTTGGAGCCCATGGAGCTTATCAATGGAGCTGCAATGTTTGTTGGCATGTTGGGGGCAATGGTGACAGAAGCTACAATCTGATTCATTGGCAGTCTCATGGTCAAGGGTTTTGGAGCAATGGCTCTGGAAAGGGGCTGTTGAAGAGTTTGGGGAGATGCCGACACCGTGGCGTGCTGAGAAAGGGAACTATTCAGAATGAGGGAGGAAGACAAATTTGTGGATGCCAGTGTTTGCTGAACAGAACGAATTGTCTGGGCCTCAGCAGattctgcagcagcctgtgtttggaagagaaattaattgtcttttcaacagaaaaaacaTTGTTACTGTTTACATGGTAATAAAAGTAACAGCTACTCAGAGACCTTTGCCATCTTTTGTTTTCTATCAGAAAAGATCAATCCCTTTGCCATCTTTTGTTTTCTATCAGAAAAGATCAATCTGCAGTCTGAAAACAACCACTGATCAGCAGTACATTGCATCACCTCTCTATCTGCCTCCCTATATGGTACCTCTAGGTCTTACTAAGACAAAAACTAACTTGTGCCCTTGATCAACACCAGAAAGTCACAGATGTCACACACATTTTGTCACTGAAAGAGCTAGAACAGGCCCAATATAtttacatgtttttaaaaaaccctgctCTTTGGAAGTCAGCAGCACACACACTCCCCACCCCATCAGTTACCAACCAATGAACAATTTACTGACACTCATTAGACATTTACCTGTAATAAATTGTGCTGCACAAGTCTCTATCCCATCCCTACCCTGAGCCACCATCTCATGTGAAAAAGCTACAGCAAGGATGTCTTAATTTAGAGGAGATGAGATACCATGACTTTGAGTGTCGTTTTCCACCTGCAATCTACCCAGAAGTTACTTGGTAGTCCTGGTCCCAcggatttgggaaaaaaatatgattCCTGATTGTTTTGAAAAGGGAACTTAAGATTCACAAAAGAATATCTCTGAAAGGTATTTAGAATTCCTGCTCATCTTGAACTTAGCATTGTGATACTAAAGGCTTTCAGAATATTATCCAAGTCTTAGAGGCAACAGCAAAACACAGCTTCTTAATACAAGAAGAATAAATCTTCCAGCTTTCAAAAACACATGTATAATTTCTGATGTTGTATTTTTACTCAATAATTAAAATACACAGCAACTTTCCATATGATTTACTAATGTTCAGCAGTTGTGCATTCAAATGAATATTCTCAGGAGTTAAGACATCATCACCCACTGTTTTACCCATATTTTAGATGTCTATAAGCACATTTCCATTTATGATATTGAGATGCAACAGAACTGCAACCTGTATAGTGCTGCTGTCTAGAAAGGTAAATTCTCAAGTAAGACAGCAGAgctttgttttcttcacagGTTTTATTTTAACTCAGGATCCACTAAAATACTCCTTGTGGCTCACTGCCAGCTAGTCCATTTTTTAGTGCTCTCCAAATTCAGAGCCACCACACATTTCTTTCCCCTCACCTGCAAAAATACTTAAGCTTTGTCACACAACAACTGCTCTCCAACTCCACGCAGAGCAAGCCTGTCCTTTGAGAAGCAGcacttgaagaaaaacaaacctctGCAAACAGCTTGCAAATATTAATGTCAAAAGGTCAGTATATTTTTCATGactgaatttcttttttgtggTGAAGTGCATTACTTTGCCTCCACAGCTCAGGGAAGATGTACAATTACAAAGATGGTTTCTGGTAATCATTAGTATGCCAGGAGAgagatgaaattatttttacagagaCTAAGCAGGGttcaagcagcagcacaacatcTTGTAGAGCTGTATTACAGAAATGCCATGATTCTGCTTATATTGTGCATAACATCCCCCCCTTGCCCCACATATTCCAATATCATTGATAAAAGCTCTCTTGAATTACATTGAAGGCAACATTAGGCTTACCTTAGAAACAAGGCTTGCTCTGTAGGCAGCAAGTGCCTTTAGGTATTCTTTTTTGGCagcttcagtttttcttttatatacCTATTAAAAGAGATCACAATTTCACCAACTTCAActattaagatttttttttttgccagaatgCTCTCAAAATCACttgcacagaaacaaaaaacataGACCAAAACCCCTGAAAACACTCAATTTGAAAGTCCTAAATATTCTTGCAGGTGGTTACAGACTTTCAGGGCTACTTGCTGGACTTGCAGTACAGTTTATGTTTATTATCAGGAATAACAAAATGCTGCTATTTGACATCAGTCTGAGCAGCAAACTGATTGACAAGACTACCTATGCACTCTTTCCTTGCCCagaaaacagtaatttattCACTCCAAGTAGCAGGGATATTAGAAAATTGGGTATTACAAACACCAAAATGTATCAGCAGTAGTCTAGAATAGCAGAATATAtctgtgcatttttttccaaaacaaatatttgaacTACATATAAGAAAATCTGTACACCTTTAAAAAAGGTGGATCAAAGAGCTTGGACTTGCCCCAAAGTCAGCATGAGAGAATTCCATTGAGTTAAACAAGAACTGCTAGGCAAAAATTActaaatctgtatttttaatcATTATTAAATTTAAAGTTCACCTTTAAATCATGTTCATTATCATCTGTTAGATCAGAATAAATTTTCTaaatgtatttcagaaaaaagtACTATTCATCTCTTGCCAAAAGGTGTCCAATCTGGGAACCTGTCCTCCCATACAAGCTTCTATTAACTGTTACTGGGAACAAACAAAGGGTATTTTTAACCCTCTTTAATCCATGTGCAGCATTTCCATGTGTATGGGAAGAAGACTAACCCTCAAGGAAGTACAAAACTCATCACTCTGTACCCAGTTGGAGTTGGAGATAGCATTTCCCACGCAACATTGTAATGAGACTCAGAGGATTGGCTTCAAAGGTTGGAAATCAACACGCTTTGTAACAAATTCATAAGGCAGATCAAAGGAAATGGTAAATATGCTGTACCTTCCTCTTTTCTAACTTATTAATAGGAAACAAGGGCTTTGAAATGGGAATCATCAAAAGATGGTTTTAAGAGGACTCTAGGACACTATAACCTGAGCTCTTTTACAAACTGCCCTTTAAAATTTAAAGACAAATACAGTCATTTAGCACTACCTGCCAGCtctcacaaagaaaaaaatataaaaattagatGCCAGGTCTTCAGCAAGTTCAAAACTCAGTTTAGCTCTACAGAGGTGGAGTTCTACATCAGCAAGTAGCATGGGCAACTCAGAGAAGAGGTAGGAGGGTTTTTCTACAAGGATTACTATTATTACTTCTTGTGAGACAACCCTGCATCAATTTACCTGTTTTTGTTCTTCTCCTAAACTGTCCCACATAGATGCCACTATTTTTGAAACATCTCCAAATGTAGCATTGGGGTTCTGTCCTTTAATTGCAGCCTGTGTGTCTCTGAAGAAAAGGGCATATGCTGACACTGGCTTTTGTGGCTCATTGggatctttctttttcttcttctttgggGTCTTGGGCTTCTTGCCAGAATCTGGGGCAGCTCTTTTTTCTCCAGTAGCCTAAGAAACAGTAAGAACAAGAACAGTCaataaatgcattaaataaGTCAGATAAATTGCAAACCCATTATTTACCGTTAGTTGTAATATTATTTGGATAAAGCTGTTATGTAGACAACACTTGGGAGAGTCCTGTTGTGCAGGCCCTACTCTCTAGCAAAAAGTACTTAGTCTCTGCATAATCTCATTGGAGCTACTGGAACTAAATGCATGAGTAGTTACTACTCATTCTAAGCATGGCTCTGAGAGTCACATCTTACAGGTTTGACCAAAAAAAGGACACCCCAATgataattaatattaaaaaatattaagattTACTTCATAGCATATTTTGAAGGGGCCATCTATGTTTTTCCTTTAAGATCCAATCTCAGCAGTTGAGACTCAAAAGGCAAAAGCTTGGAGGCATTTTCCAGTTCCCAGGCTTAGACTGGCAACTTAGACACGGGCCGGGGGTTAAAAATCCCACCCTTGaggcaaaaagcagcagcagcagcagcacctgggcagtgtatgcccacctgcagagcactggCTATgctcccccagggcagggtAGGTGCCTGTGggggagctctgggagctctgtgctctggccagGCACTGACAGCCCCTCTCTGCCCTCTGGATGGGGATCCAGCAGCTCCACTCCCTGCGTGTGCTCGTGCCCTGAACCCTCCTTCGGTGAGCTATGCACAGACTATTGCAACAAGGGGATCAAGTGGCTCTAAATATGATATGTAGTATGATACATCTCTCTATGATAGTGATTTACTTTGATATATTGAGGATCCTGTACAATGAGTTTTCCACATGTATAACTTCCATCAACTCAATGAGAAAACCTTTCATGGAACAGTTTTTAATTAGGCTTTTACATATACTGCTATAAGAACATTTGTTCTTCCTTAGgtcagtattttttccttttataagAGGTTTATTTAAAGGAAGATATAAGTTAACTTAACTTTCAGTTGGAAGAAACCTTATTTTACTTCTCTCCATACACATCCATGTTTTACATGACTCCAGAGAATACCAAAATGAGAAAACTGTCCAAGACTGATGCCTGAAGAGGTTCAACAGATCTGAAAACCTGACTCATATTGGAccaaaagaaatatatatatatatatatatatatatgtacacacacacacacatatatatatatgtacatatatatatatctatatatatctgtCTAGCCTTAGGTTCATTATTATGATGATAGTATGGATATTTCTTAAGTAAAGAAGGTAATCAGCAAATTAATCATATTCCACTTTACTGtaatatttgtgttttaaatgaCCACATTGCAGCTGCAGCCATGCAAATCCAGTGTGTGGATGTGTGAGGCTTGCAGCACATGGAATAACTTACTCTGTTTGATTCATCTGCATCTTCTTCATTGATAGAGCTAGATGGGGAAGGAGTGGCTGATTTACttgcaggaggagagggagaggtgTGTGGCAAATTAGTGCCTCCTAAATTCAGCCCCAGCTGCGCGCTCAGCTGAGACTGGTTAATGGTGGTGAGCTGGGACGGAGCCATAATTCCCGAATGAGCAGCATCAGTCATGTGCACAATGGATCTCATAATCAGAGAGTGGTCCTGGCGGTACTGGGAAACCTGGCTGTGACTCTGATCCTAAAAGAGATGGAAACATTGCTTAGATATTAGCAGTTACCATACAGCAGTAGCAGGTGAAGTTATTTTCACAGGCTTACAGAACCCACACCGTCAACATGCAGTttgcttccttcttttttaatgaattaaatatattattaataaattaagtGTAGCAACAGTTACTTTAATTGCTCCAGACTTCACTTTTCCCCCCAACTGTGGCTGCTTATTTTGTTCCTTGACTAGAAATTACATTTGtctgtttttaaacattttttctcttgatGTAGTGAGAAATACCCACATAAACAATAGGGAAACAGGATGACTGAGGATTCAGGAAAACATTGCAAATGAGGAGACACAGACTGTTGTCAGAAAGTAAACAAAATTGGGGTGGGATGAGGggatatatatagagagagagaaaagcatcTTCCTCTACTGAGTTTCAGTTATTCTTGGCCGTTACAAGTAACAGCAGTGGATACAAACCAGTCCTGTCTGGGTGGgattttaaatctgttttaaacACAGAACACTGCCCTGCTGGTCTGGAGTGCATTCACTGCAGCAGGCTGGAGAACCAGTCCAGTAATCCTAAACACTCCTGTTGGCAAGTAGCACATAAAACTGCACATTTTTATCTTTAATCCAACAATCAAATGTGTGAAAGTAGCAAAATTTGTACAAAATTGATGTACAAATCACTGACTTGTACTCCAAGTCTCAGAAACACAAGCACTTGCATGGTTTGGTTTCTACTGTTTCTTGAGGGCACAAACTGTGTCTCCTACATCTGCACAACATTTACCACatttgtaaataaaaagaagcaagaCCCTGAAGGTAAAGTCAGCTGCAATCTGCCTATGAAAactatggggtttttttggaccACACAGAGATCAATACACAATGAAGGAACATGTAAAcagaaaagaagattttttaaaaagttaataaGAGAATAAATAGCTCACAAATTGATTCAGCAACCTGATTAATCTACAGTCATTGTTTGAGCAGCCAGAAACATGAGAAATAAATTAGATTTTGAAAACTCTTTCATTATTAATAAGCCACATTGCAATTAGTAGCAGGTGCAATGATCCTTAATGAAATGACACAGAACAAAACAGCAATTGTGGGAGCCCACTGGACTTCCACAACAGAGTCTGACCTTCCTGGTGCTCTCTTGTTAAGTATGGATAAGTAAAAACCAGTTTTGAAAAATCTGTGTCAGCATGGAGGTGAAAGTTTAGCCCAAATGACTTTCCCTTACTTTTTATAACTTTGCCCTCAACAGAGGCAGtgtttctgtgctcctggaAGCCTTTCCTTGGCTGGGACAAGGGTGGCCATACAAAGAAGCAACATGTGTTAGAGAAGATGCACACCCCTGCCCCATGGATCTTTATACACAAATACTGCAGCTCACTGTTTCCCTGTAACAGTAAATCATATTAATTCTGAATTTGACAGTTGTGTCTCTTTCTGCTGAAGCCTATACAGTAGAAACAAGTCCTTCTTTAGCATAAAAATGCATATGCAGCTGAGTCCAGTACAGATCAAGTTAACCTCACAAGCTCATGATCCAGaccctgtgccccagggctcACCCTCATTTTCCCCTTGCTTCCCCAGCCCTTGCCAGCTTGGCTCATCATCCATACCATACCCCACCACACTGCTTTTCCTACTTCTTAAatgcttttaatattttcagtaaaGGACTGCAGTTCCTTAGAGATGAGTGTGTGTGCCAAAAGTGGAGCACTTGATACAGAAAGATCAAAACATCAGACTTATTGGCTGAAATACCCATTTGCTTCAGGGCacctttctgtgaaaatttaCTGCTGTTAACTACAGGGTCATTTTGATTGTGACTTGTATTGGCAGTGGCATCTGGAAGTCATTCAAAGTCTTTTGTGAAACGATATCACTCTGCCCATTACACCAATCATTTTACAGACATTACTTTATTGCATGAAGAAAAACTCTGCTGGCTTTCTCCAGCAAAGCTGAAGAGGATCAGAATAACCTTCTCTCAGAAAAACTAACTTTCTTCGTTATTGTGCAGCCAGTGCTTTCTTGGAGGTGTTCTACCCCTGAAAGCCTTGCTTTTGTTCTCCCTTTATTGCTACACAATGCAGGCCTTTCTGGCCTTTACACTCAGGCAACAAAATGTGATGACAAGGGTTACAAACCATTTACTCCAAGTCTTGTCATTTCGGTTGCATCTATGATTTTATTGAGACTAAATTCTCTTGACTTGCACTGACCCAGAATCTAATTTTATACACAAGCCCATGAATTCTTAACTGTCCCTTTTTCTGATACTATCTGATGCTTGTGTGGGTTTTCTGCATCCACTTacttaatttcagtttttcttttctgcatcttttcctgatttctttagcctttttttttcaatcttaAGAGCTTCAGTAAAATCCAGGAATGGCAACAACAATATTTTGTAACTGGCCATTTAGAACTAAACTGATAACACATATTatgcaaaggaaaatgtttaatATAATATCCAATTCCTTATTATTCATATGTccatatgaaaacaaaaaacaatgtATTTTCTGCACTTTCAGTTTAACTTATATGGCTgatcagcattaaaaaaagaaaggaacaaggttttcattttttgctttGTGGTACAGTGCTGTGGCCCTGAACAACCTATGGTTCCTATACCAGAGCTTTCAGACAAAGAAGTATAAGCCATTTTTTATGTGTGTACAGTGGTTTGGAAAGAAGGCAGGGAGGCTAGTTCATAGCAATATTAAAGTTCATGGCATTTTCCTATAGCTCCTGAGCAAACAAAAGTCTTCTAAGAAAGGAGCTAaaatcaagaaaacaaaatttccaTCAGTTATTTTTGCTCTTATTTTTTCTGTGATATTACAAAGGCCAATATCAAACTGAAGGGATCAGTAGCATTTCATTATCCTTGAGATGTTAATCAGAGAAATGTTTAACAACGAAAATCATCCTGTATCAGAAGCACACATGGAAATACAAGTGCACTGAAGCACCCACATGCCATCCTAATTACATTACTGTATGAAAACTGAAAAGCTCACCTATCCAAAAATAACCCACTGAGAATACTGGGAGAATTTTAGAGAATATCCCAAGCTCTTCTACATAAACTTTACCCAAAGTAAATGTGATACACAAGTATTAAAAGCATTCAAGATTTTTGTAAGATTAAGCAaaaacaagagatcaattctGACAAAAAATTCATGAACTCCTCAAGCAGACAGTATCAAGTTTTGATTGAACCTGATCTGCTTTACAGCCTTAGATTGAAGTTAGACAAAACCTGGTGATCTCAAAACGAGTCAGGCAAAGCTCAACCCCTGGTTTACTCAGCATGATAATCAGACAAGGACATGATGTGTGGAACCAAACCAAAGGAGAAATAACTTGTCTCATTCCTCTGCAGGCTGAAATGGCTTTGACTCAGATCAATCTGTTGTCATCCTACATGAGTGCTACAAACCCCTCAGGTGCAGAGACATTTATTGAGGGCAGCACTGGGCACCTCTCTGGGCTCTCCAGTGACAGGGCAAGGGGCTCTAAATGGAGAACAAGGCGTTTGGATAAGGTGTTAGGGAGCAATTCTGTAATGTGAGAGTGATGAAGCCTTGGACAGAGACACTCAAGACCAGGCAGGATGGGAgcacctggtctggtggaaggtcTCCTACCCATGGCatggggttggaatgagatgatctttaaggtctcttccaacccaaataatttttaCCCTTTCACAATTCTAATTATATACctggatttaaaaaaagcaaaatatagTCCAAAATGTTTTCACCCTCTCAAAACAGCTGTATGGTGACTGTGTAGCCAAAATCTCTTACACAGCTGTTACCACCCTGTTGCACACATTCTAAAGACATTCAGCACTTGGTTCATGGAAGGCCTCATCAAATGAACCATAAAGA
This region includes:
- the TOX3 gene encoding TOX high mobility group box family member 3 isoform X2; translated protein: MDVRFYPAAAGSALPGDPSNLDFAQCLGYYNYNKFGNNNNYMNMAEANNAFLAANETFHTPSLGDEEFEIPPITPPPESDPSLGMADILLPFQGLGDQLPAQGNEFTPQFPPQSLDLPSITISRNLVEQDGVIHSNGLHMDQSHSQVSQYRQDHSLIMRSIVHMTDAAHSGIMAPSQLTTINQSQLSAQLGLNLGGTNLPHTSPSPPASKSATPSPSSSINEEDADESNRATGEKRAAPDSGKKPKTPKKKKKKDPNEPQKPVSAYALFFRDTQAAIKGQNPNATFGDVSKIVASMWDSLGEEQKQVYKRKTEAAKKEYLKALAAYRASLVSKAAAESAEAQTIRSVQQTLASTNLSSSLILNSSLSQHATVSASPQTLQQPLSRAIAPKPLTMRLPMNQIVASVTIAPNMPTNIAAPLISSMGSNMVATPSSSQLSPSMQSQQHQMQQLQQQQMQQMQQQQLHQHQMHQQIQQQMQQQHFQHHMQQHLQQQQQQQQHLQQQMNQQQMQQQLQHIQLQQMQQQQMQHMQHQSQPSPQQHSPGAPQITSPIPAIGSPQPAPQQHQSQIQSQTQTQVLSQVSIF
- the TOX3 gene encoding TOX high mobility group box family member 3 isoform X1 — its product is MDVRFYPAAAGSALPGDPSNLDFAQCLGYYNYNKFGNNNNYMNMAEANNAFLAANEQTFHTPSLGDEEFEIPPITPPPESDPSLGMADILLPFQGLGDQLPAQGNEFTPQFPPQSLDLPSITISRNLVEQDGVIHSNGLHMDQSHSQVSQYRQDHSLIMRSIVHMTDAAHSGIMAPSQLTTINQSQLSAQLGLNLGGTNLPHTSPSPPASKSATPSPSSSINEEDADESNRATGEKRAAPDSGKKPKTPKKKKKKDPNEPQKPVSAYALFFRDTQAAIKGQNPNATFGDVSKIVASMWDSLGEEQKQVYKRKTEAAKKEYLKALAAYRASLVSKAAAESAEAQTIRSVQQTLASTNLSSSLILNSSLSQHATVSASPQTLQQPLSRAIAPKPLTMRLPMNQIVASVTIAPNMPTNIAAPLISSMGSNMVATPSSSQLSPSMQSQQHQMQQLQQQQMQQMQQQQLHQHQMHQQIQQQMQQQHFQHHMQQHLQQQQQQQQHLQQQMNQQQMQQQLQHIQLQQMQQQQMQHMQHQSQPSPQQHSPGAPQITSPIPAIGSPQPAPQQHQSQIQSQTQTQVLSQVSIF